In Setaria italica strain Yugu1 chromosome IX, Setaria_italica_v2.0, whole genome shotgun sequence, the genomic stretch tgtttccaaTGTATCTAGCTGCATGAATGTGAGTTATGTGCTGGAATGAATGGCGTGAATGTGGTCCAGAATATTGTGTCAAGTTCCAATCACACAGTGATGCTCTTTCTATCTGCTTTATTTGGGAGCATTGTGGTTTCAATAGTTAAAACTATACACAAAAGAAGGATTCAATCAAATAAGCTGTGTGAGTCTGACAAAGTTCTCCAGATACCAAGTGCTAAAATAAGTCGAAAGTGGTCAAAAAGAGCCCTGCTTATTGGTGTCTCAATTGGGCTTTGTAGCTCTGGATGCATATTTTTATGCATGTATGCAGATGTTGTCGCTAGGAGAATTGAGAATCTTGCTAATATGTGTGATGAGAGAGCAAGGATGCTACAGGATCAGTTTAATGTAAGCATGAACCATGTGCAAGCTTTGGCTATATTGGTCTCAACATTTCACCATGGGAAGAATCCGTCTGCTATCGATCAGGTACCCTTCATGAATTGCAAAGTTCTCCCATACACATGGTGAATAACAAACTTTCAATATGGGTGTCATATAGTAATAGCGAAACAGTAAATTTTACAACAGATCAATGGGAACCATATTATGATGTGTAGTGAACTCAAAGTGCCCTTAGTTCAGCTCCTGCTTGGCACCATTTAATACTAGCTTCCAGTAGAGTTAAGTCAACTTTGAGATTGCATATTTGCTTAGTATAACATTCATGTTATTATATTTACTTGGGTGAAGTCAAATACTTCTGCTTCTGATGATATTGTATTTACCGCTTTTTTTAAATAATGGTGTTGTACTTACCGTACTGGATATCATGATGTCCATTGGTGCTGCACTTTAGTGATGAAGGGACATAACTTGAAGTAGATAGATTCCTTAAGGAGGCTGTCTTATTTCTTATTTAAGAAAGGGAGCCGTCGTAATTGCTGACACTGCATGCAGGGGCACAAGGTTTTTTGAATTGGGGAGTAAACGATAATAGTGTAGTGGTACGCTCCCTAGTTGAGGGAGACACTAACCAGGGTTCAAACCTTGgtggcacaaaaaaaaaaccctcgcTGGCAACCCGGAAAAATAGTGGCAGGGCGCCGGCCTGTGGCACATATGGTTGGTTTGGGCCCTCCTATCAGGGGGTAGTTGCTGTGGTCGCCAACCCAGTTGGTCGTGGTCGGCCCAGGTTACGGTGCGGGCCTATAGGGTGAATCCAGGGTTTGGGGGTTTTCTCGGCCAGATTGGCTGAGATTTCTTCTTAGTGCAATGCCGTGGCGGCGGTCTTTCCCCCAccggtcgagtttttttttaataagtGCCCAGCGTCTCATGTATCCTGACCACTTCAATAGCATTATTGCCTCCCAAGGATCATCTTCATTTACTTATAGTTAGGAGGCGGCAACAAAGACCAGAGCCTTGTTCTGGCTGAAACCTGGAATAGCATTCTATTTACTTGTCCCCTGATCTCTAAGTATGTAGTAGAGAAAGGAATGAATGCGTGTACATCCATGTACTGCCAATAAGCAAATAATAGGGATTTTGCTAGGTGGATAATCCAAAATCCACTGTATTATGAAGTATGAACCATACAGAAGTTCTTAAAACAGTAGTATTTAGTTTGAAACTATATTTTCTATTTACTAATAATTATTGTTTGTAAGGAGAAAGTCATGTTAGTTTTCATCCTGCTAATATAACTGTACCTTTTTCAATGATCATGTACTTTTGCTTATACCGACCCTTGCAGAAAACATTCGAGGACTTCACAGCAAGGACGACATTTGAAAGGCCATTGATGAGCGGTGTGGCCTATGCATTGAAGGTATTACACAGTGAAAGGGAGCAGTTTGAGCAACAACACGGATGGAAGATTAAGAAGATGGAAGCTGGAGATCAGTCCCTTGTTCATGATTATAATCCTGAAAAGCTTGAACCATCACCAGTTCAAGATGAGTATGCACCTGTTATTTTCTCTCAGGAAACTGTGAAGCATATCATATCTGTAGATATGATGTCTGGGAAGGTGAGGATATTTGCAGGCCTTTTCTGTAAATCTTTTCTCTTTGATCTATATTCTCACTGCTAACTTTGTTAGGAAAATAAGCAATTTCTAACTCTTCTTCTTACTTTCGAGTGCTTAAGATAAAACATGTGCAAAACTTTATCCTGTTCATTAAACTAGAAATTGGTGCATAAAAATTACATTGTTACAATGAATGTGATAGTATTATGAGCTGTTCAGTGTCTTATTCAACAGTTCATCTGAGTTAGAGCGTTATATTACCATAAATTGTGGATAGGTTCCATAGAATGTTCAAACCTTAGGTAATCTACGCAGGAGGCCATGAATTTGTTCATCACTGCCTATAGCTGACATGTGGACCTTAGATGTTCGACCTCAGTAAAAGAGTTGTGCCCCCTCTCTCTTTTCCACAGTATAGCAATAAAAGATCTTTTGGTTATTGCATTCTTTTTTGGTGGTTTAGCGCATTACATGATGGTACAAAAGCAACACAGGAGCCATAGATTGTAGGCTTGAAATAAATATGTAAGCTTTTAGATTTCAGGACCTTCATCTGTCTCTTAACATTAGAACCTTGATTTCAGGAAGATCATGATAATATATTACGTTCCCGGGCAACAGGTAAAGGGGCTCTAACGTCCCCTTTTAAGCTTCTGAAATCTAATCATCTCGGTGTGGTGCTTACGTTCACCGTGTACAAATATGATCTTCCTCCAAATGCGACACCAGAGGAGCGTATTCATGCTACATTGGGGTAAATTTGTTTCCATATAGGCACACACTTATGTTTCCCCCCTTTAGGAGACTTGATCTTATTGTGATTATTGACACTTTGCAGTTATCTTGGTGCCTCATTTGATGTTCCTTCTCTGGTGGATAAACTCCTAGAGCAACTCGCTAGCAAACAAAAGATAGTTGTTAGGTTATATGACACCACAAATCATACCTCTCCTATCAAAATGTATGGTTCTGATTTTACTGTGTCTGGTGATCTGCAGCACATTAGTAGCATTGATTTTGGAGACCCAACACGCAAACATGAAATGCATTGCAGGTACCAATCTTTTGTGATCAGAATTTGTAAAATGCTTTTGTCCTTCAGATGCACTCAATGCTTCCTTGTTCACACTTCCAGATTCAAACATGAACCCCCACTTCCCTGGTCTGCAATTATAATATCAGCAGCTGTAGCTATAATTGTTTTGCTTGTTGGACATATTATTTATGCAACTCTGAACTCCCTTGAAAAGGCTGAACAAGATTATATAGTAATGAGAGAACTAAAAGGACAAGCTGAAGCTGCGGATGTTGCAAAATCTCAGGTTCTGTTTACCTTTTCCAGTGTCTTTGTACTATTCTTTAGTTGTTATCTCCTGTGtgctacttttctctttttgtcGGCTGATAAGATATTGATTGCCTTGCAGTTTTTAGCAACTGTTTCCCATGAGATTCGGACTCCAATGAATGGTGTTCTAGGTTTGTACTTCAGAGATCTCTTTTGTTTAATATTAGATATTATATGTATTTTTATTAATGTTTTCGCAATAGACATTGTCAAATGATTTTTGAAAGCGGCTTTCTTCATGAATCAGGTATGTTGCAGATGCTAATGGACACGGAACTTGATACAACTCAGCAGGATTTTGTAGTTACTGCTCAAGAAAGTGGAAAGGCATTGATAAACTTGATAAATGAAGTCCTTGATCTAGCTAAGATAGAGTCAGGAAGGATTGAGTTGGAAGCAGTGCCTTTTGATGTCCGTGATATTCTTGACAATGTGGTATCTCTGTTCTATGAAAAATCACAGGCTAAAGGCATAGAGGTCAGTACTAATTTAAAATCTGTAACTCTGAATATTGTTTTAATGACATGGGACCTGAAATCATGTTTAATTCACTAATTCTTTTGTGAGGGTAGTTGGCTGTGCTTGTATCTGATCAAGTTCCAGATGTTCTAATTGGGGATCCTTGGCGGTTTCGGCAAATCATTACAAATCTTGTGGGGAATTCTATGAAGGTTAGTTTCAGATCTTTGGTAGCTTCCAtgtttagctttctggcaagttgTAGTTGTGTTTGGTCAATCCCACCACTAATTTATACAATTGTACTCAGTAGGAAATGTGGCAATTTAACTAAGATAGTAATGCTGTGAGCTTATTAACTTGAGATTTCTTTACAGACTTATAACTTGGTGATTCTCAAATAGCTGCAGCGTTAGCAACTTGATATTTGACTATAATTTCCATACCTAAACAGATTGTTGCCTTTTGCATCATTTTCTTTTATGCAACCTAGGAATGATCTCATTTATCTCCATCTTAATGAGGCTGCCTGTAAATACAGTTTACCGAACGAGGCCATATCTTCGTTCAAGTGCATTTGGTTGAGGAACTAAAGAGGGCAGGAAACATTTTTTATGACGTTTCTGCTCAGAACAGAGAAGTTCTGGATGATCCTGACAACATGAAGCTATGGAACACACTAAGTGGGCTTGAAGTAGCAGATAGCTGGAAGTCATTGGAGAATTTTAGGATGTTCAAAACTTCAACTGGTGAAACAGATACAATTAACTTAGTTGTCAGAGTTGAAGACACTGGCATAGGAATAACAAAGAATGCTCAACTGCGTATTTTTACACCTTTCATGCAAGCTGACAGTTCCACCTCACGTACATATGGTGGAACTGGAATTGGCTTGAGTATTACAAAACGTTTGGTTGAATTGATGGGCGGAGAAATAGGGTTTACGAGTAAATCAGGAGTTGGTAGTACATTTTCATTTACTGCCATTTTCAAGGAGAACAGAAAAGGTCCTGGTGATATTAAAAGATATTATTTCGAACCTACTCCATCAGACTTTCAAGGAATGAGGGCTCTTATTATTGATGGAAGGAATGCACGTGCAGAGATTACTATGTACCATCTGCAGAGACTTGGAATACATTGCAATCTTGTTGCCACAACTGAATCTGCATTTTCAGCATTGCTGGAAGCCTGCACCTCAAGGTTCATTTCCTTTCTTGTGTATCTTACTGTTTGATTTGTTTTCTACACCTTTCTACAGGTTATTTTGTTCAAACCAATGTAAAATGCCTTGCACTTTATAAGCTTCAGTCCTCTCAACACATGGTGTAGCTATAATTTCTTGAGTTGGTTGGATATCATTTCTTTGGATATTTTCTGTAGTGTGGAGGTTCGATAATTTCTTATCAACCAATGAAAGATAGGAGAAACAGAGTGAAACTTTTGTTGGTTTCAGTTTAGAAGCTGAAATAAGTAGTTTGATTCTAAATGACTTGTCAATTCCTTCAGTTATGGAATCAGGTTTACAACATGCACTGTAGGACTAACAACATGCATGTTGTTAGTCCTACAGTAAAAATTGTTAATGTTCGTCCTACAGTGCATGTTGTTTAGAATCAAAGTTCCGTCTCACTTTTCATGTTGTTACTTGTTATGCATTTTCTTTTAAACTGCTAATGACTTATTTTACATGTTGTGCAGCAAAAGCAATCCGAACATGGTCCTTGTTGATACAGAAGCTTGGGGTAAGGGTTCAGGTTTCGCATTTTATCGTCGCCTTGTAGATCTTCAACTAAAGGGCACACACAAGTCTTCTGAACCCATGCCAAAGATTTTTCTTTTGGGAACCTCAATAAGCCCTGCCGAGTCTGATTATTTGAGGTTGACAGGATATGGTGATTGCATAAGGAAACCCCTCCGCCTTAGTACTATCGCTGCTAGTTTTCGCAAAACCTTAGGGATTGGGGTTACAAGGCAACACAATAGAGATCAGTCTTCGGTTCTTCAAAGTGTACTAACTGGAAAACAGATTCTGGTTGTGGATGATAATGCAGTCAATCGTAAAGTTGCAGCTGGTTCTTTGAAGAAATATGGAGCTATAGTTACATGTGTGGACAGTGGAAATGATGCAATTGATATGCTCAAGCCACCTCACACATTTGATGCTTGTTTCATGGATGTTCAGATGCCTGAGATGGACGGGTAATCCTCCTTTCCAATACGTAACTAATAAAAGATTGTTATATGTTATGTACGTGATGTGGGTGTACTATAATAAATTCAGCAAGTATAGATCCTTTGTGCAGAAATCTGAAACGTCTTACATTGGTTCTCATGGAAGTATGTCTTTAATTTTAGCTATAAGCTTCTTGAGCTAGAGTTAAATTTTGGTACTCAACTAAAGAAACGACAAATGTATGCATATCCTTTTATTATTATTAGgaatctagttttttttttcttcgaacACATAGGAGAGTTGTGTACCATTATATTAAAGAAGTATCAGGAAGCTAGTGATCATAGGTGGATCGCTGAGCATAATCTCTTGCACATTCAGTGCTTGGTTAAAAAGATCACTGTAGCTTAGTATGCTTAGTTTGTGGCTACATCCACTTTGATCACTAGTAGATGCACTGTAGGACTAACATTAACAATTTTTACCTTCAATTTCAGGTTTGAGGCTACAAGATTAATCCGATCCGTAGAGAAAAAAATCAATGATGTGATCCAGATGGGTGAAGTATCAGCTGATAATTATGGAAATAAGCCGCATTGGCATGTCCCGATTTTAGCCATGACAGCAGATGTAATCCAAGCGACCTTTGAAAAATGTATGGAATGTGGAATGGATGGATATGTGTCAAAGCCATTTGAAGAACAGCAGCTCTACTCTGCTGTTGCCCATTTCTTAGAGACTGGTGAAACAGATCCAACTTCATAAGAGATGAATGGCCTGTTTGGATTGAACCCCGGAAAAGTTGCCTGCACCAGGCAGCACACCCAGGCATTCCGAGCACCTGGCACAGGATCGACCTGTCTGGGCAACACTGGTACTTGCCTTAACACTAGTTCAAGATCTGCCAAAAGACCCACTTGAAGGTCAGCAGGTCCTGCAAAGCAGTGGAGCTACGGCGTACTAAAACCAGATTCGACTGAACTGCATTTTATCTGGTGATTTCCTCTACATACTTTTTAGGAGCAAGCTTATACAATTATTAttgttttttttgcaaagaaGCTTATGCGATTAAGGTAATTGCCCATGCAGCTCACAAAGCATATGCATTTGCATTATTTATGGAGCGATAAAGATAGTTCCCCATCGCTCCATAAAGCATCTTGTTATCCGAAAAAAAGAAACCTGTTATAACACTGACTTGCCTGGCGTCAAATGCGGATAAAGCATCTATTATGTTTGCCAGCTTAGTACACAATATATGAAGTATCTTAGAAACGCAAATACTAATTTGCTCTTGTTATCCAAAAAAAGAAACCTGTTAT encodes the following:
- the LOC101776871 gene encoding probable histidine kinase 5 isoform X1, whose translation is MAPNGAGECGGGCRRRKAAHAGAGAVAGFVVCLLVVWATGGCGRPSSGRVAEEEGMLGQFNLSTTQLQALVSLLSSTERECMGKSGLIHGGNQVNGMSCIPDSLCIRDKIYDGKQNWLKDAILQQFCTVQDKYGVNSHAPAVLEAKFLQNVIQEDISSTTQGNLHECELCAGMNGVNVVQNIVSSSNHTVMLFLSALFGSIVVSIVKTIHKRRIQSNKLCESDKVLQIPSAKISRKWSKRALLIGVSIGLCSSGCIFLCMYADVVARRIENLANMCDERARMLQDQFNVSMNHVQALAILVSTFHHGKNPSAIDQKTFEDFTARTTFERPLMSGVAYALKVLHSEREQFEQQHGWKIKKMEAGDQSLVHDYNPEKLEPSPVQDEYAPVIFSQETVKHIISVDMMSGKEDHDNILRSRATGKGALTSPFKLLKSNHLGVVLTFTVYKYDLPPNATPEERIHATLGYLGASFDVPSLVDKLLEQLASKQKIVVRLYDTTNHTSPIKMYGSDFTVSGDLQHISSIDFGDPTRKHEMHCRFKHEPPLPWSAIIISAAVAIIVLLVGHIIYATLNSLEKAEQDYIVMRELKGQAEAADVAKSQFLATVSHEIRTPMNGVLGMLQMLMDTELDTTQQDFVVTAQESGKALINLINEVLDLAKIESGRIELEAVPFDVRDILDNVVSLFYEKSQAKGIELAVLVSDQVPDVLIGDPWRFRQIITNLVGNSMKFTERGHIFVQVHLVEELKRAGNIFYDVSAQNREVLDDPDNMKLWNTLSGLEVADSWKSLENFRMFKTSTGETDTINLVVRVEDTGIGITKNAQLRIFTPFMQADSSTSRTYGGTGIGLSITKRLVELMGGEIGFTSKSGVGSTFSFTAIFKENRKGPGDIKRYYFEPTPSDFQGMRALIIDGRNARAEITMYHLQRLGIHCNLVATTESAFSALLEACTSSKSNPNMVLVDTEAWGKGSGFAFYRRLVDLQLKGTHKSSEPMPKIFLLGTSISPAESDYLRLTGYGDCIRKPLRLSTIAASFRKTLGIGVTRQHNRDQSSVLQSVLTGKQILVVDDNAVNRKVAAGSLKKYGAIVTCVDSGNDAIDMLKPPHTFDACFMDVQMPEMDGFEATRLIRSVEKKINDVIQMGEVSADNYGNKPHWHVPILAMTADVIQATFEKCMECGMDGYVSKPFEEQQLYSAVAHFLETGETDPTS
- the LOC101776871 gene encoding probable histidine kinase 5 isoform X2, which gives rise to MVLTPEERECMGKSGLIHGGNQVNGMSCIPDSLCIRDKIYDGKQNWLKDAILQQFCTVQDKYGVNSHAPAVLEAKFLQNVIQEDISSTTQGNLHECELCAGMNGVNVVQNIVSSSNHTVMLFLSALFGSIVVSIVKTIHKRRIQSNKLCESDKVLQIPSAKISRKWSKRALLIGVSIGLCSSGCIFLCMYADVVARRIENLANMCDERARMLQDQFNVSMNHVQALAILVSTFHHGKNPSAIDQKTFEDFTARTTFERPLMSGVAYALKVLHSEREQFEQQHGWKIKKMEAGDQSLVHDYNPEKLEPSPVQDEYAPVIFSQETVKHIISVDMMSGKEDHDNILRSRATGKGALTSPFKLLKSNHLGVVLTFTVYKYDLPPNATPEERIHATLGYLGASFDVPSLVDKLLEQLASKQKIVVRLYDTTNHTSPIKMYGSDFTVSGDLQHISSIDFGDPTRKHEMHCRFKHEPPLPWSAIIISAAVAIIVLLVGHIIYATLNSLEKAEQDYIVMRELKGQAEAADVAKSQFLATVSHEIRTPMNGVLGMLQMLMDTELDTTQQDFVVTAQESGKALINLINEVLDLAKIESGRIELEAVPFDVRDILDNVVSLFYEKSQAKGIELAVLVSDQVPDVLIGDPWRFRQIITNLVGNSMKFTERGHIFVQVHLVEELKRAGNIFYDVSAQNREVLDDPDNMKLWNTLSGLEVADSWKSLENFRMFKTSTGETDTINLVVRVEDTGIGITKNAQLRIFTPFMQADSSTSRTYGGTGIGLSITKRLVELMGGEIGFTSKSGVGSTFSFTAIFKENRKGPGDIKRYYFEPTPSDFQGMRALIIDGRNARAEITMYHLQRLGIHCNLVATTESAFSALLEACTSSKSNPNMVLVDTEAWGKGSGFAFYRRLVDLQLKGTHKSSEPMPKIFLLGTSISPAESDYLRLTGYGDCIRKPLRLSTIAASFRKTLGIGVTRQHNRDQSSVLQSVLTGKQILVVDDNAVNRKVAAGSLKKYGAIVTCVDSGNDAIDMLKPPHTFDACFMDVQMPEMDGFEATRLIRSVEKKINDVIQMGEVSADNYGNKPHWHVPILAMTADVIQATFEKCMECGMDGYVSKPFEEQQLYSAVAHFLETGETDPTS